A region of Flavobacterium indicum GPTSA100-9 = DSM 17447 DNA encodes the following proteins:
- the glyA gene encoding serine hydroxymethyltransferase, which yields MQRDEQIFDLILDEQDRQIHGIELIASENFVSDQVMEAQGSCLTNKYAEGYPGKRYYGGCEVVDIVEQIAIDRAKALFGAEYVNVQPHSGSQANTAVFAACLKPGDKILGFDLSHGGHLTHGSPVNFSGKLYHPVFYGVDQETGVLNYDKIQEIATKEQPKIIIAGASAYSRDMDFKRFREIADSVGALLLADISHPAGLIAKGLMNDPIPHCHIVTTTTHKTLRGPRGGMIMMGKDFPNPWGLTTPKGEIRMMSHVLDMSVFPGNQGGPLMHVIAAKAVAFGECLTDEFFQYAMQVKKNAQAMAAAFVKRGYNIISGGTDNHMMLIDLRNKGISGKEAENALVKAEITVNKNMVPFDDKSPFVTSGIRVGTPAITTRGLVEEDMETVVALIDKVLMNISDENVLEQVAEEVNELMAERPMFTF from the coding sequence ATGCAACGCGACGAACAAATTTTTGACCTTATCTTAGATGAACAAGACAGACAAATTCATGGTATTGAATTAATTGCCTCTGAAAACTTTGTAAGCGACCAAGTAATGGAAGCTCAAGGTTCATGTTTAACTAATAAATATGCTGAAGGATATCCTGGTAAAAGATATTATGGTGGCTGTGAAGTAGTTGATATTGTTGAACAAATTGCAATCGATAGAGCAAAAGCATTATTTGGAGCAGAATATGTAAATGTACAGCCGCATTCTGGTTCGCAAGCTAATACTGCTGTATTTGCTGCTTGTTTAAAACCTGGTGATAAAATATTAGGATTTGATTTATCGCATGGTGGACACTTAACTCATGGTTCTCCAGTTAATTTTTCAGGAAAATTATACCATCCTGTTTTCTATGGTGTAGATCAAGAAACTGGTGTTCTTAACTATGATAAAATTCAAGAAATAGCAACAAAAGAGCAACCTAAAATTATAATCGCAGGGGCTTCGGCTTATTCACGTGATATGGATTTTAAACGTTTCAGAGAAATTGCTGATTCAGTAGGAGCACTTTTATTGGCAGATATTTCACATCCGGCTGGATTAATCGCCAAAGGTTTGATGAACGACCCTATTCCTCATTGTCATATCGTTACCACAACGACTCATAAAACATTACGTGGTCCAAGAGGTGGTATGATTATGATGGGGAAAGATTTTCCTAATCCGTGGGGATTAACTACACCAAAAGGTGAAATTAGAATGATGTCTCATGTGTTAGACATGTCGGTTTTCCCTGGAAACCAAGGCGGACCTTTAATGCATGTTATTGCGGCTAAAGCGGTGGCTTTTGGAGAATGTTTAACCGATGAGTTTTTCCAATATGCTATGCAAGTGAAGAAAAACGCCCAAGCAATGGCGGCTGCATTTGTAAAAAGAGGATATAACATCATTTCAGGTGGTACAGATAATCACATGATGTTAATTGATTTAAGAAATAAAGGAATTTCAGGAAAAGAAGCAGAAAATGCCTTAGTAAAAGCTGAAATTACTGTGAACAAAAACATGGTTCCTTTCGATGATAAATCGCCATTTGTAACTTCTGGAATACGTGTTGGAACACCTGCTATAACTACTAGAGGTTTAGTTGAAGAAGATATGGAAACAGTTGTTGCTTTAATTGATAAAGTGTTAATGAACATCTCTGATGAAAATGTTTTAGAACAAGTAGCAGAAGAAGTAAATGAATTGATGGCTGAAAGACCAATGTTTACTTTTTAA
- the miaE gene encoding tRNA-(ms[2]io[6]A)-hydroxylase: protein MLRLQLPTDPRWVNIVESNIGEILSDHAWCEQKAATNAINLIINNSEKEDLVSAMLEISIEEMEHFKMVHDLIKERGLEFERERKDDYVNELARYMKDHLDGSREAGLIERLLFAAMIEARSCERFKVLSENINDEKLAQFYRDLMESEASHYTTFIGFARKYAEKIDVEKRWQEWLDFEASVIAKYGKKETIHG from the coding sequence ATGTTACGTTTACAATTACCTACCGACCCAAGATGGGTAAATATTGTAGAAAGCAATATCGGTGAAATATTAAGTGATCATGCTTGGTGTGAGCAAAAAGCAGCTACCAATGCAATTAATCTGATAATTAACAATTCAGAAAAAGAAGATTTGGTTTCGGCCATGTTGGAAATCTCTATTGAAGAAATGGAACATTTTAAAATGGTTCATGATTTAATCAAAGAACGTGGATTGGAATTTGAAAGAGAACGTAAAGACGACTATGTTAATGAATTGGCTCGATACATGAAAGACCATTTAGATGGAAGTCGGGAAGCAGGTTTAATCGAAAGGTTGTTATTTGCAGCCATGATTGAAGCCAGAAGTTGCGAACGTTTTAAAGTACTTTCAGAGAATATCAATGATGAAAAACTGGCCCAATTTTACAGAGATTTAATGGAAAGCGAAGCAAGTCATTACACTACTTTTATAGGCTTTGCTCGAAAATATGCTGAAAAAATAGATGTTGAAAAACGTTGGCAAGAGTGGCTGGATTTTGAAGCATCTGTTATCGCTAAATATGGAAAAAAAGAAACAATTCATGGTTAA
- a CDS encoding ABC transporter ATP-binding protein, which translates to MIRATNINKHYGDLHVLKNVSLQINKGEIVAIVGPSGAGKTTLLQILGTLDLPSKNDKLNSHLNIHNHDIFKLKDKELSKFRNLNLGFIFQFHQLLPEFTALENVCIPAFIANKSKEEVEKEAIRLLKYLGLEDRMHHKPGELSGGQQQRVAVARALINNPAVIFADEPSGNLDHTSAENLHQLFFQLRNEFGQTFVIVTHNEELANMADRKLVMMDGILQNQEQTI; encoded by the coding sequence ATGATTAGAGCAACAAATATCAACAAACACTATGGTGATTTACATGTTTTAAAAAATGTAAGTTTACAAATCAATAAAGGCGAAATCGTTGCTATTGTTGGTCCTTCTGGAGCTGGAAAAACTACTTTGCTTCAAATTTTAGGCACTTTAGATTTACCCAGTAAAAACGACAAACTTAACAGTCATTTAAACATACATAACCACGATATTTTTAAACTTAAAGACAAAGAATTGTCTAAATTTAGAAATTTAAATTTAGGATTCATCTTTCAATTTCATCAATTATTACCTGAGTTTACAGCTCTAGAAAATGTTTGCATCCCTGCCTTTATTGCAAATAAATCTAAGGAGGAAGTCGAAAAAGAAGCCATTCGTTTATTAAAATACTTAGGACTGGAAGACCGTATGCATCACAAACCAGGTGAACTTTCTGGTGGTCAACAACAACGTGTGGCGGTGGCAAGAGCCTTAATAAATAATCCGGCCGTCATTTTTGCTGATGAACCTTCAGGTAATTTAGATCATACGTCTGCAGAAAACTTACACCAATTGTTTTTTCAATTGCGTAATGAGTTTGGACAAACATTTGTAATTGTCACTCACAACGAAGAATTAGCCAATATGGCCGATAGAAAATTAGTCATGATGGATGGCATTTTACAAAATCAGGAGCAGACCATTTAG
- the fahA gene encoding fumarylacetoacetase, translating into MPNYANDPSRKSWLDVPHNSDFPIQNIPFGVFITKDDVITIGTRIGNYAIDMGALQQLGYFEGIELTDDMFMQDSLNDFISDGKKTWRLVRNRLSDIFLDSNPKLRDNASHKEVVIFDINEVEMLLPVQIGDYTDFYSSKEHATNVGKMFRDPENALLPNWLHIPVGYHGRSSTIVPSGIPVHRPYGQTLPNGETQPVFGPSRLVDFELETAFITTDANLMGEPVSVKDAEEYIFGMVLFNDWSARDIQKWEYVPLGPFLAKNFASSISPWIVTLDALEEFRCDSPEQNPTPLPYLQQTGKHAFDINLEVSIQPENSEETVVSRSNFKYMYWTMSQQLAHHTINGCRVNSGDMMGSGTISGPTEDSFGSMLELTWGGQKPLKMKDGTERKFINDNDTVIIRGYCQNDQVRIGFGEVSSKLLPAYELKF; encoded by the coding sequence ATGCCAAATTATGCTAATGATCCAAGTAGAAAATCTTGGTTAGATGTACCACATAACAGCGATTTTCCTATTCAAAATATTCCTTTTGGGGTTTTTATTACTAAAGATGATGTAATTACCATTGGAACTAGAATTGGAAATTATGCTATTGATATGGGGGCCTTACAACAGTTAGGCTATTTTGAAGGAATTGAATTAACGGATGATATGTTCATGCAAGATTCCTTAAATGATTTTATTTCGGATGGAAAAAAAACATGGCGTTTAGTTCGCAACCGATTATCTGATATTTTTTTAGATTCCAACCCAAAATTACGCGATAATGCTTCTCACAAAGAAGTGGTGATTTTTGATATTAATGAAGTTGAGATGTTGCTTCCAGTACAAATTGGGGATTATACGGATTTTTACAGCAGTAAAGAACATGCTACTAATGTTGGGAAAATGTTCCGTGATCCTGAGAATGCCTTGTTGCCGAATTGGTTGCATATTCCAGTAGGCTACCACGGAAGAAGTTCAACTATTGTACCTAGTGGTATTCCAGTTCATAGACCATACGGACAAACGTTACCTAATGGGGAAACACAACCCGTTTTTGGACCTTCAAGATTGGTTGATTTTGAGTTGGAGACAGCTTTTATTACAACAGATGCCAATTTAATGGGTGAACCCGTATCGGTTAAAGATGCGGAAGAGTATATTTTTGGAATGGTTTTGTTTAATGATTGGTCTGCTCGTGATATTCAGAAATGGGAATATGTGCCACTTGGACCTTTTTTAGCTAAAAACTTTGCTTCAAGCATATCTCCATGGATTGTAACTTTGGATGCTTTAGAAGAATTTAGATGTGATTCTCCAGAGCAAAATCCAACGCCATTACCTTATTTACAACAAACTGGTAAACATGCTTTTGATATTAATTTAGAAGTTTCTATTCAACCTGAAAATTCTGAAGAAACAGTAGTTTCTAGAAGTAATTTTAAATACATGTATTGGACTATGAGTCAGCAATTAGCTCATCATACAATTAATGGTTGTAGAGTCAACTCAGGAGATATGATGGGTAGTGGAACAATATCAGGTCCAACAGAAGATTCATTTGGATCTATGTTAGAGTTAACTTGGGGAGGTCAAAAACCATTGAAAATGAAAGACGGAACGGAGCGAAAGTTTATCAATGATAATGATACAGTAATTATTCGTGGTTATTGTCAAAACGATCAAGTGAGAATCGGTTTTGGAGAAGTTTCTAGTAAATTACTTCCTGCCTACGAATTAAAATTTTAA
- a CDS encoding VOC family protein → MKKVTGIGGIFFKCKDTNAVNEWYKNHLGLDTTPYGVSFEWLDKENSAVKGTTQWSPFAESTKYFEPSSKDFMINYRVENLVALVEELKKEQVTVLDEIATYDYGKFVHILDLEGNKIQLWEPANE, encoded by the coding sequence ATGAAAAAAGTAACTGGTATTGGTGGTATTTTCTTTAAATGTAAAGATACAAATGCTGTAAATGAATGGTATAAAAATCATTTAGGATTAGATACCACCCCTTACGGAGTAAGTTTTGAATGGCTTGACAAAGAGAACTCGGCTGTAAAAGGAACCACGCAATGGTCTCCTTTCGCTGAATCAACTAAGTATTTTGAACCTTCTTCCAAAGATTTCATGATTAACTATAGAGTTGAAAATTTAGTTGCTCTTGTTGAAGAACTTAAAAAAGAACAAGTAACTGTATTGGATGAAATTGCAACCTACGATTATGGAAAATTTGTCCATATTCTTGATTTAGAAGGCAATAAAATCCAATTATGGGAACCTGCAAATGAATAA
- the msrA gene encoding peptide-methionine (S)-S-oxide reductase MsrA yields MKIVLSISAFVLFFSCGNKEVKAQNVKSKNKESKVIMNDSVQVATFAGGCFWCTEAIFLEVKGVQKVVSGYTGGFIKNPAYREVCNGTTGHAEAIQITFNPKEVAYEDLLEIFFATHDPTTLNRQGADEGTQYRSAIFYHNDEQKKQAENYIQLIEKEKLYSNPIVTQLEPAAPFYLAEDYHQNYYNQNQEQGYCRMVISPKLDKLRKYYASKLK; encoded by the coding sequence ATGAAAATAGTATTATCAATTAGTGCATTTGTTTTGTTTTTTTCCTGTGGAAATAAAGAGGTAAAGGCACAAAATGTAAAATCAAAAAATAAAGAAAGTAAAGTTATTATGAATGATTCCGTTCAGGTTGCCACATTTGCGGGTGGTTGTTTTTGGTGTACAGAAGCGATATTTTTAGAAGTTAAAGGAGTACAAAAAGTAGTTTCGGGTTATACCGGTGGATTTATTAAGAATCCGGCTTACAGAGAAGTGTGTAATGGAACGACTGGTCATGCAGAAGCCATTCAAATTACTTTTAATCCTAAAGAAGTGGCTTATGAAGATTTACTAGAAATATTTTTTGCTACACATGATCCTACAACATTAAATAGGCAAGGGGCAGATGAAGGAACACAATACAGAAGTGCTATTTTTTATCATAATGATGAGCAAAAGAAACAGGCGGAAAATTACATACAACTAATTGAAAAAGAAAAGTTATATTCCAATCCAATAGTTACTCAATTAGAACCTGCAGCACCGTTTTATTTAGCTGAAGACTACCATCAAAACTATTACAACCAAAATCAAGAACAAGGTTATTGTAGAATGGTAATTTCGCCAAAATTAGATAAGTTACGAAAATACTATGCTAGTAAATTGAAATAA
- a CDS encoding N-acetylmuramoyl-L-alanine amidase: MKKLVLFVAVLVATLNVKAQIIVVDPGHGYGATTSDNPDGRTATEIETALEVGLRTRNLIQASCTWTVYMTRTTNLNSWISVTQRATMANNWNADRILSIHCNAGGGTGTETFYCTQDDTNTAPDIAFAQKIQTDMSTNGQWNNRRCVEDNSFLAYHLGVLRYSSATGCLNEIGFVDSSDATKLTSSTWRDTFALSYFNSLKSNLNQTCATTPAPGTFTLTATPECNGTTTQVKLTWTASSNATSYDLYRNGNVYAAGLTGTTYTNTAVTAGTAYSYYVKAKNAGATQTTNSNGTLNVTALNCSLPGSFSLTATPECNGTTSRVSLSWTAAANATSYDLYRNGTVYAANLTGTTYSNTAVTAGTTYTYYVKAKNANGATNNSNGTLSVTAVNCSVPGAFTLSAVAECNANVSRVNLTWTVAANATTYDIFRNGSLYAADVTGTQFLNTYITPGTTYTYSITAKNTIGSTNNSNGTLTVTAITCPPGAFTLTASPTCSGTTSAINLTWTASPNATSYDIYRNGNLYASDVTGTSFLNTYLITAGTTYTYYVKAKNTAGTLNNSNGTLSVTATSCSARINSEDVNSEDILTLSLYPNPTDGVLNLELNHNDIKSIQYSIYDSNGRLVKEATLNEERSIDVSSLPSALYWLRVQINGQEFVKQIMKK; this comes from the coding sequence ATGAAAAAGTTAGTATTATTCGTTGCAGTTTTAGTTGCAACATTAAATGTAAAAGCCCAAATTATTGTTGTAGATCCAGGTCATGGTTACGGCGCAACAACTAGTGATAATCCAGATGGAAGAACGGCAACTGAAATTGAAACGGCCTTGGAAGTTGGATTGAGAACGAGAAATTTAATTCAAGCCAGTTGTACTTGGACGGTTTACATGACTAGAACAACCAATCTAAATAGTTGGATATCGGTTACACAAAGAGCAACTATGGCCAACAATTGGAATGCGGATCGTATTTTAAGTATACATTGTAATGCAGGAGGTGGAACAGGTACAGAAACTTTTTATTGTACTCAAGACGATACAAATACGGCTCCAGATATTGCTTTTGCTCAAAAGATTCAAACCGATATGTCAACAAACGGACAATGGAATAATAGAAGATGTGTTGAAGATAATTCGTTTTTAGCTTATCATTTAGGTGTATTACGATATTCTTCTGCAACGGGTTGTCTTAATGAAATAGGATTTGTTGATTCTTCTGATGCTACAAAATTAACTAGTTCAACTTGGAGAGATACCTTTGCATTATCTTATTTTAATTCGTTAAAATCTAATTTAAATCAAACCTGTGCAACAACTCCTGCTCCAGGAACTTTTACTTTAACAGCTACTCCTGAGTGTAACGGAACAACAACACAAGTTAAGTTAACATGGACAGCTTCTTCTAATGCTACTTCTTATGATTTGTATAGAAATGGAAACGTGTATGCTGCAGGATTAACGGGTACTACTTATACTAATACAGCTGTAACAGCAGGAACTGCCTATTCGTATTATGTAAAAGCTAAAAATGCAGGTGCAACTCAAACTACTAATTCAAATGGTACCTTGAATGTAACTGCATTAAATTGTTCACTTCCAGGAAGTTTTAGTTTAACGGCCACACCTGAATGTAACGGTACAACTTCAAGGGTAAGTCTTTCATGGACAGCTGCCGCGAATGCCACTTCTTATGATTTATATCGAAATGGAACTGTATATGCTGCAAATTTAACGGGTACTACTTATTCAAACACTGCCGTTACAGCAGGAACAACTTACACCTATTATGTAAAAGCTAAAAATGCAAACGGCGCAACAAATAATTCAAATGGAACTCTTTCTGTTACTGCGGTAAATTGTTCAGTTCCAGGAGCATTTACGTTATCAGCAGTTGCTGAATGTAATGCAAATGTTAGTAGAGTTAATCTAACATGGACGGTAGCTGCAAATGCAACGACATATGATATTTTTAGAAATGGAAGCTTGTATGCAGCTGATGTAACGGGGACACAGTTTTTAAATACTTATATTACTCCTGGAACAACTTATACGTATTCAATTACTGCAAAAAATACTATTGGATCAACCAACAATTCTAATGGTACTTTAACAGTAACTGCAATTACTTGTCCACCAGGGGCGTTTACTTTAACAGCTTCTCCAACCTGTAGTGGAACTACCAGCGCTATAAATTTAACTTGGACTGCATCTCCAAATGCAACGTCCTATGATATTTATAGAAACGGAAATTTATATGCCTCAGATGTTACGGGTACTAGCTTTTTAAATACTTATTTAATTACAGCAGGTACTACTTATACGTATTATGTAAAAGCTAAAAATACTGCAGGAACTTTGAATAATTCAAATGGTACGCTTTCAGTAACTGCAACAAGTTGTAGTGCTAGGATTAATTCAGAAGATGTTAATTCAGAAGATATTTTAACTTTAAGCTTGTATCCTAATCCTACAGATGGTGTTTTAAACTTAGAATTGAATCATAATGATATAAAATCAATACAATACTCTATCTATGATTCAAATGGTAGATTAGTAAAAGAAGCAACATTAAATGAAGAAAGAAGTATTGATGTTTCTAGTTTGCCATCTGCTTTGTATTGGTTACGCGTACAAATTAACGGTCAAGAGTTTGTAAAACAAATTATGAAAAAATAA
- the ytxJ gene encoding bacillithiol system redox-active protein YtxJ yields MGLFDDLFGKNDNLKSNSSLNWNYLEETDLNQIDETSFKKPVVLFKHSTRCIISKMALKEFEKQHSISSDKMDLYLLDLLNHRHISNEIAERYAVTHQSPQILVISEGKCIYHNSHDGINANHLKAFV; encoded by the coding sequence ATGGGATTATTTGATGATTTATTTGGAAAAAATGACAATTTAAAGAGCAATTCTTCTTTAAATTGGAATTACCTTGAAGAAACAGATTTAAATCAAATTGATGAAACTTCATTTAAGAAACCCGTTGTATTATTTAAACATAGTACACGTTGTATTATCAGTAAGATGGCTTTAAAGGAATTTGAAAAGCAACATAGTATATCTTCTGATAAAATGGATTTATATTTATTAGACCTTTTAAATCACAGGCATATTTCAAATGAAATAGCTGAACGCTATGCCGTAACCCATCAATCACCACAAATATTGGTTATAAGTGAAGGTAAATGCATTTATCATAATTCACATGATGGTATCAATGCAAATCATTTAAAAGCTTTCGTATAA
- a CDS encoding M20/M25/M40 family metallo-hydrolase, whose protein sequence is MFVKKIAFISLLSFAIVSVAQERNLKNIKKLTFGGDNAEAYFSPDSKNLTLQVTNKQFGVQCDQIYSLDLTQPITDFNNLKLVSTGKGRTTCSYFMPDGKHIIYASTHAANQACPAPPKPKDGKYLWPIYSEFEIYMADNKGQIVKQLTNSPGYDAEAVVSPDGKKIAFTSIRSGDLEIWTMDIDGTNLKQVTSGLGYDGGCFFSHDSKKLVFRSSRPKTAEEIKEYKDLLAENLVAPTNMEIYTCNVDGSDLKQITNLGKANWAPFFHPSDKKIIFSSNHHAVRGYDFQLYMINIDGTGLKQITWESEFNAFPMFSPDGKKLVFSSNRQGAPRETNVFIADWVDTDEAENIQTPNLKKHITYLASDALEGRLVGSKGEKLAATYIEQEFKKLKLKPYNNKYIHPFTYSYRTNPHDTISKGVEIKGHNVMAYIDNGAKNTIVIGAHYDHLGFNEHNNSTKPNSKGEIHNGADDNSSGVAGVLELARLYSQNKRKEKVNLIFALFSGEEDGLIGSKDMAETLKNYFPNVITMINMDMIGRLDDKKSLIVGGTGTSPLFPDLVEKNKPAGFGITQETTGIGPSDHTSFYLKDIPVLFLFTGTHQDYHKPSDDEDKINYYGVTNIVSYVNRLVDAIAEYDKVEFTKTKITSEKKMPKYKVTLGIMPDYTDHGDGLHVDGVTEGRPAQLAGIKEGDVITKIGDCEIKEVYSYMDCLGKINLGDVKEVNFIRNGKPMTVKVTF, encoded by the coding sequence ATGTTCGTAAAAAAAATTGCATTCATATCATTACTTTCTTTTGCTATTGTAAGTGTTGCTCAAGAAAGAAATTTAAAAAACATTAAAAAATTAACTTTTGGAGGTGATAATGCTGAAGCCTATTTTAGTCCTGATAGTAAAAACCTAACACTACAAGTTACCAATAAACAATTTGGAGTACAGTGTGACCAAATTTACTCGTTAGACCTAACCCAACCGATTACCGATTTCAATAATCTAAAATTGGTTTCAACAGGAAAAGGAAGAACTACTTGTTCCTATTTTATGCCCGATGGAAAACACATCATTTATGCTTCCACACACGCGGCGAATCAAGCTTGTCCTGCACCACCAAAACCGAAAGATGGTAAATATTTATGGCCTATATATTCTGAATTTGAAATATACATGGCCGATAATAAAGGCCAAATTGTTAAGCAATTAACCAATTCTCCGGGATACGATGCAGAAGCGGTAGTTTCTCCTGATGGAAAAAAAATTGCTTTTACCAGTATTCGAAGTGGCGACTTAGAAATCTGGACAATGGACATTGATGGAACCAATTTAAAACAAGTTACATCTGGATTAGGCTATGACGGTGGGTGTTTTTTCTCTCATGATAGTAAAAAATTAGTTTTTCGTTCTTCTCGTCCTAAAACAGCAGAAGAAATTAAAGAATATAAAGATTTATTAGCTGAAAATTTAGTTGCTCCTACAAACATGGAAATATATACCTGTAATGTTGATGGAAGCGATTTAAAACAAATCACTAATTTAGGAAAGGCCAATTGGGCACCTTTCTTCCACCCTTCTGATAAAAAAATCATTTTTTCGTCCAATCATCATGCGGTAAGAGGTTATGACTTCCAATTGTACATGATAAATATTGATGGTACTGGTTTAAAACAGATTACTTGGGAAAGTGAATTTAATGCTTTTCCCATGTTTTCACCCGATGGAAAAAAATTAGTATTTTCAAGTAACAGACAAGGCGCACCAAGAGAAACCAACGTTTTTATTGCTGATTGGGTTGATACTGATGAAGCTGAAAATATTCAAACACCTAACCTAAAGAAACACATTACTTATTTAGCTTCAGATGCCTTAGAAGGTAGATTAGTGGGTTCAAAAGGAGAAAAATTAGCCGCAACTTATATTGAACAAGAATTTAAAAAGTTAAAGCTTAAACCGTATAACAACAAATACATCCATCCTTTTACATATTCTTATAGAACTAATCCACACGATACAATTTCAAAAGGAGTTGAAATTAAAGGACATAATGTAATGGCTTATATTGATAATGGAGCTAAAAATACGATTGTAATTGGAGCACATTATGACCATTTAGGGTTTAATGAACATAATAATTCAACAAAGCCAAATTCTAAAGGTGAAATTCATAATGGCGCAGACGATAATAGTTCGGGAGTAGCGGGAGTTTTAGAATTAGCACGTCTGTATTCTCAAAATAAAAGAAAAGAAAAAGTAAATCTAATTTTTGCGCTATTTTCGGGTGAAGAAGACGGATTGATTGGTTCTAAAGACATGGCAGAAACGTTAAAAAATTATTTTCCAAATGTAATAACCATGATTAATATGGATATGATTGGACGTTTAGATGATAAAAAAAGTTTAATCGTGGGTGGAACAGGGACTTCACCTTTATTTCCAGATTTAGTAGAAAAAAATAAGCCTGCCGGATTTGGAATTACTCAAGAAACTACGGGGATTGGTCCATCTGATCATACTTCATTTTATTTAAAAGATATACCGGTTTTATTTTTATTCACAGGTACCCATCAAGATTATCATAAACCAAGTGATGACGAAGATAAAATAAATTACTATGGTGTAACTAATATTGTTAGTTATGTAAACAGATTGGTTGATGCCATTGCTGAATATGACAAGGTAGAATTTACTAAAACCAAAATTACTTCTGAAAAGAAAATGCCTAAATATAAAGTAACTTTAGGAATTATGCCTGATTATACTGACCATGGAGATGGTTTACATGTAGATGGTGTTACCGAAGGAAGACCTGCTCAATTAGCAGGAATAAAAGAAGGCGATGTAATTACCAAAATTGGTGACTGCGAAATAAAAGAAGTCTATTCTTATATGGATTGTTTAGGAAAAATCAATCTTGGTGATGTTAAAGAAGTGAATTTTATAAGAAACGGTAAACCCATGACTGTAAAAGTTACTTTCTAA